In Paraburkholderia phenazinium, one DNA window encodes the following:
- the rfbF gene encoding glucose-1-phosphate cytidylyltransferase → MKAVILAGGLGTRISEDTINRPKPMIEIGGKPILWHIMKVYSVHGINDFVICCGYKGYVIKEYFANYFLHTSDVTFDMQTNAMEVHQRYAEPWRVTLVDTGESTMTGGRLRRVREFVKDEDAFCFTYGDGVSDINISDLIEHHRRSGTMATLTATYPPGRFGALDIRDSKVHSFREKPNGDGGMINGGFFVLSPKVIDLIQDDTTVWEREPLEQLANSGQLSAYEHSGFWQPMDTLRDKNLLESLWQSGNAPWKTWK, encoded by the coding sequence ATGAAAGCAGTCATTCTTGCTGGCGGCCTTGGCACGAGGATTTCCGAGGACACGATTAATCGCCCAAAGCCGATGATTGAGATTGGGGGTAAGCCAATCCTCTGGCACATCATGAAGGTCTATTCGGTCCACGGGATCAATGATTTCGTGATTTGCTGCGGTTATAAGGGCTACGTCATCAAGGAATACTTCGCGAACTACTTCCTGCACACTTCCGATGTCACGTTCGACATGCAGACGAACGCAATGGAAGTACATCAGCGATACGCGGAGCCTTGGCGCGTCACGCTCGTGGACACCGGCGAAAGCACCATGACTGGAGGTCGTTTGCGGCGCGTTAGAGAATTCGTCAAGGACGAAGACGCGTTTTGCTTCACCTACGGCGACGGGGTGAGCGATATCAATATCTCTGACCTCATCGAACACCACCGACGTAGTGGAACAATGGCTACGCTGACTGCAACTTATCCGCCAGGTCGGTTTGGAGCTCTCGACATCCGGGACAGCAAGGTTCATTCGTTTCGAGAAAAGCCGAACGGTGACGGCGGGATGATTAACGGGGGATTTTTTGTGCTGTCTCCCAAGGTAATCGACCTGATTCAGGATGACACGACGGTATGGGAGCGCGAACCGCTTGAACAGCTTGCGAACAGCGGCCAATTGTCGGCGTATGAGCACAGCGGATTCTGGCAGCCGATGGACACGTTACGGGACAAGAACCTGCTTGAGTCCTTGTGGCAAAGCGGAAATGCGCCATGGAAGACATGGAAATGA
- the gmhB gene encoding D-glycero-beta-D-manno-heptose 1,7-bisphosphate 7-phosphatase, translating into MTALKRALFLDRDGVINVDIGYLHRAEDCVFVPGIFELVRQARKAGFDVFVVTNQAGIARGYYSEETFAAFTGWMLEQFAAEGAPITQVYYCPHHPTAGIGGYGIVCECRKPAPGMLLRAAGEHGIDLSRSIMVGDSITDMEAARAAGVGQCYLLQHAEGDDEAGLDVVRVSTLADVSQDIAARNVGSR; encoded by the coding sequence ATGACCGCATTGAAGCGTGCGCTGTTTCTCGATCGCGATGGGGTGATCAATGTCGACATTGGTTACCTACATCGCGCCGAGGACTGCGTGTTCGTACCGGGAATTTTTGAGTTGGTGCGTCAGGCGCGGAAGGCTGGGTTTGACGTGTTTGTTGTGACCAACCAGGCGGGGATCGCGCGCGGGTACTACAGTGAAGAGACGTTTGCTGCGTTTACGGGGTGGATGCTCGAACAGTTTGCTGCAGAAGGCGCGCCGATTACGCAGGTTTATTATTGCCCGCATCACCCGACGGCTGGGATTGGCGGGTATGGGATTGTTTGTGAGTGCAGGAAGCCGGCGCCGGGGATGTTGTTGAGGGCGGCGGGGGAGCATGGAATTGATTTGAGCCGGTCGATTATGGTCGGTGACTCGATCACCGACATGGAGGCCGCGCGTGCGGCGGGCGTGGGGCAGTGCTACTTGCTGCAGCATGCTGAGGGTGACGATGAGGCGGGTCTGGACGTCGTACGCGTTTCGACACTTGCTGATGTTTCGCAGGATATTGCTGCGCGCAACGTCGGGTCGAGATGA
- a CDS encoding nucleotidyltransferase family protein, producing the protein MIPAIVLAGGLGTRLRSVVPDLPKPMAVVAGKPFLWWVLRRLEQQGIADVYLSVGYKRDVIEDFFGDAFGALKVHYVIEDEPLGTGGAIAKAMAQIGGDEAFVLNGDTMTIVDFDDLRAAGASGVADVVMAVAQLDDVARYGAVDFDATAPRRVTAFREKGQTGAGFINAGVYLVKRASFMHYVTQERFSFEQDFLHAHLAELQVHAVPAVSQLIDIGVPEDYALAQTLVPQMVA; encoded by the coding sequence ATGATTCCCGCAATCGTTCTCGCCGGCGGACTCGGTACGCGCCTTCGCTCGGTGGTGCCTGATCTGCCGAAGCCGATGGCTGTGGTCGCGGGCAAGCCATTCCTGTGGTGGGTGCTGCGTCGTCTCGAGCAGCAGGGTATCGCGGATGTCTACTTGTCCGTCGGGTACAAGCGCGACGTGATCGAGGACTTCTTCGGCGACGCCTTCGGAGCACTGAAGGTGCACTACGTCATCGAAGATGAGCCGCTCGGCACCGGTGGCGCTATTGCCAAGGCGATGGCGCAGATTGGGGGCGACGAAGCGTTCGTGCTCAACGGCGATACCATGACCATTGTCGATTTCGACGACCTGCGCGCCGCCGGTGCATCGGGCGTGGCCGACGTCGTCATGGCGGTGGCACAGCTTGACGATGTGGCGCGCTATGGGGCGGTGGATTTCGATGCGACCGCGCCGCGTCGCGTCACTGCGTTCCGCGAGAAGGGGCAGACCGGTGCGGGCTTTATCAACGCCGGGGTGTATCTGGTGAAGCGCGCTTCGTTCATGCACTACGTGACGCAGGAGCGGTTCTCGTTCGAGCAGGATTTCTTGCACGCCCATCTTGCCGAGCTTCAGGTACACGCGGTTCCGGCCGTTAGCCAGTTGATCGATATCGGCGTGCCGGAAGACTACGCGCTGGCGCAGACGCTTGTGCCGCAGATGGTGGCTTGA
- the rfbG gene encoding CDP-glucose 4,6-dehydratase, producing MEDMEMTQSFWRDKRVFLTGHTGFKGGWLTLWLQSAGAHVTGFALSPDTEPNLYTCARVADGIDSVIGDIRDAARLRDAMERARPDVIIHMAAQPLVRESYLNPVETYETNVMGTINVLEAMRHLSTVRAAVMVTTDKCYENREWEWGYRENEPMGGYDPYSSSKACAELVTSAYRNSFFNPARYADHGVAIASARAGNVIGGGDWATDRLVPDIARALLCGEAVKVRSPRSIRPWQHVLEPLAGYLRLAEALYTDGPQFGGAWNFGPYDSDAQPVEFIVAELVRQWGGDASWVLDTDQHPHEATYLKLDCSKARARLDWHPRWNLTLALENIVSWYKADARDEDMRAFSLNQIDRYVRS from the coding sequence ATGGAAGACATGGAAATGACACAGTCTTTCTGGCGAGATAAGCGAGTCTTCCTTACTGGGCACACCGGTTTCAAAGGGGGCTGGCTGACTCTTTGGCTCCAGTCGGCTGGCGCCCATGTAACGGGTTTCGCGCTGTCACCTGACACCGAGCCCAACCTGTATACGTGTGCTCGAGTTGCCGATGGCATCGATTCCGTCATAGGGGATATCCGCGATGCGGCGCGCCTGCGCGACGCAATGGAGCGAGCGCGGCCCGACGTGATCATTCATATGGCTGCGCAACCGCTGGTTCGAGAGTCTTATCTGAATCCGGTCGAGACGTACGAAACAAATGTGATGGGTACGATCAACGTACTCGAAGCGATGCGGCATCTCAGTACAGTTCGCGCGGCAGTGATGGTCACGACCGACAAATGCTACGAGAACCGTGAGTGGGAGTGGGGCTACCGTGAAAACGAGCCGATGGGTGGATACGACCCGTACAGCAGCAGTAAGGCGTGCGCGGAACTTGTGACTTCGGCCTACCGGAACTCGTTTTTCAATCCTGCTCGGTATGCGGACCACGGCGTAGCGATTGCAAGCGCGCGCGCGGGGAACGTAATCGGTGGAGGTGACTGGGCAACAGATCGGCTGGTACCGGACATTGCTCGCGCGCTCCTTTGCGGTGAGGCCGTCAAAGTTCGGAGTCCTCGCTCGATACGCCCATGGCAGCACGTTCTTGAGCCGCTGGCCGGGTATCTGCGGCTTGCCGAAGCGCTGTATACCGACGGGCCGCAATTTGGCGGCGCATGGAATTTCGGGCCTTACGATTCGGACGCCCAACCCGTTGAGTTCATCGTGGCAGAACTGGTGCGGCAGTGGGGCGGCGACGCAAGCTGGGTCCTGGATACCGACCAGCATCCCCACGAGGCGACGTATCTAAAGCTGGATTGTTCTAAGGCGCGTGCCCGGTTGGATTGGCACCCGCGATGGAACCTGACTCTGGCGCTTGAGAACATTGTCAGTTGGTACAAGGCAGATGCGCGCGATGAGGATATGCGCGCGTTCTCGTTGAATCAGATTGACCGCTACGTGCGGTCTTGA
- a CDS encoding GHMP family kinase ATP-binding protein — protein sequence MTTTFKPGTVRARAPLRLGLAGGGTDVSPYSDDFGGLVLNATIDKFAYATITPREDETIELVAADNSVHWSGAATASLGLVKGLELHVGVYNRIVRDYNAGVALPVLVTTHSEAPPGSGLGSSSTMVVALVHAFVEYLQIPLGEYDIAQLAYDIERVDLAFAGGKQDQYAATFGGFNFMEFYKDRVIVNPLRVKQSVRAELESSLVLFYTGVSRESARIIQQQTDSVRSGNSTSLDALHRVKEEAVKMKEAILKGDFDSFAESMRLSWISKKLMATSISNSSIDAIYDAAIAAGALAGKVSGAGGGGFMMFVVDPTKRPDVMRTLAQFNGQVFTCNFTEHGAYSWRT from the coding sequence ATGACTACCACTTTCAAACCCGGAACGGTTCGCGCGCGTGCACCGCTGCGGCTCGGACTCGCTGGCGGCGGCACGGACGTTTCGCCGTACTCGGACGACTTTGGCGGACTGGTTCTGAACGCCACCATCGACAAGTTCGCGTACGCGACCATTACCCCGCGTGAGGACGAGACGATCGAACTGGTGGCCGCCGACAACTCGGTGCACTGGTCCGGCGCGGCTACGGCGTCGCTCGGCCTGGTCAAGGGCCTCGAGCTGCATGTCGGGGTGTACAACCGTATTGTTCGCGATTACAACGCGGGTGTTGCGCTGCCCGTGCTCGTGACGACGCACTCCGAAGCGCCGCCGGGATCGGGCCTGGGTTCGTCGTCGACGATGGTGGTGGCGTTGGTTCACGCCTTCGTCGAGTATCTGCAGATTCCGCTTGGCGAATACGACATTGCGCAACTCGCGTATGACATCGAGCGCGTGGATCTGGCCTTTGCGGGCGGCAAGCAGGATCAGTATGCGGCCACGTTTGGCGGCTTTAACTTCATGGAGTTCTACAAGGACCGGGTGATCGTCAACCCGCTGCGCGTCAAGCAATCGGTGCGCGCCGAACTCGAGTCCTCACTGGTCCTGTTTTACACGGGCGTGTCGCGTGAGTCTGCGCGGATCATCCAGCAGCAGACCGACAGCGTCCGGAGCGGTAACTCCACCTCGCTGGACGCGTTGCATCGCGTGAAGGAAGAGGCCGTCAAGATGAAGGAAGCCATCCTCAAGGGTGACTTCGACAGCTTTGCCGAGTCGATGCGTCTGTCGTGGATCTCGAAGAAGCTGATGGCGACGAGTATTAGCAATTCAAGCATCGACGCAATTTACGATGCGGCGATCGCGGCTGGTGCGCTTGCGGGCAAAGTGTCCGGCGCCGGCGGTGGCGGCTTTATGATGTTCGTTGTTGATCCGACGAAGCGTCCTGACGTGATGCGCACGCTCGCGCAATTCAACGGTCAGGTATTTACCTGCAATTTCACCGAACACGGTGCGTATTCCTGGAGGACCTAA
- a CDS encoding D-sedoheptulose-7-phosphate isomerase → MKDTIRNEISKAIDLFTAIHADEVLLDKVAGFAQTIVDTFKAGNKVLIAGNGGSAADAQHIAGEFVSRFNFDRPGLPAFALTTDTSALTAIGNDYGYEKVFARQVQAGGAKGDFFWGISTSGKSPNVLRAMEEARKKGMYVAGFTGASGNAMLDLCDVCIEVPSRSTPKIQEGHILLAHIICGLVESSLFTPA, encoded by the coding sequence ATGAAAGACACGATCCGGAATGAAATCTCGAAGGCGATCGACCTTTTCACTGCAATTCACGCCGACGAAGTCCTGCTGGATAAGGTTGCCGGTTTCGCACAGACGATCGTCGACACGTTCAAGGCAGGCAACAAGGTGCTGATCGCCGGCAACGGCGGCAGCGCGGCCGACGCGCAGCACATTGCCGGCGAGTTTGTCAGCCGCTTCAACTTCGACCGCCCCGGCTTGCCGGCGTTTGCGTTGACCACGGACACTTCGGCATTGACCGCCATCGGCAACGATTACGGTTACGAGAAAGTGTTTGCGCGCCAGGTCCAGGCCGGCGGCGCCAAGGGCGACTTCTTCTGGGGCATCTCGACGTCCGGCAAGTCGCCGAACGTCCTGCGCGCCATGGAAGAGGCCCGCAAGAAGGGCATGTATGTGGCGGGCTTCACCGGCGCAAGCGGCAACGCGATGCTCGATCTGTGCGACGTGTGCATTGAAGTCCCGTCCCGTTCGACGCCGAAGATCCAGGAAGGGCATATCCTGCTGGCCCACATCATTTGTGGCCTGGTTGAGTCGAGCCTGTTTACCCCGGCATGA